TTGGTAGCTCACCAGGAGGTCATCTTTGGCGGTACGGGACAGACTTTAAGCATTCGGCATGACACCACATCTAGGGAGGCTTTTGTTCCAGGTGTAGTCATGGCTATTCAAAAGGTAATGGAGATTAACCGTTTCGTGTATGGGCTGGAAGAACTTATGGAGCTCTAAGCGCTGCACCTCCCGGTTGCTAACTTCATATATTGCTATCGGTGGTAGCAAGCTGAGGATGCAAACGGGAGGTTCTCAGGGTGACGCCAGCGCTAAGTGGTCAGAAAATAGCCGTACTAGGTGGTGATGAAAGGGAATTAATCCTCATCCCGGAATTGGTGAAGCTTGGTGCCGAGGTTTGGGTGGCGGGATTTGATTCAGCCGCAAATAGTCTTAGCGGAGTGCGCTTGTCTGACCTCGATTCGGCTGTGCGCGGGGCTAGGGTTGTTATCTTGCCAATGCCCGGTACTGATGGGGAAGGAGTCATCAGAGCCGTCTACTCATCCAGCAAACTTATCCTGCAGGAAACTCACATTCAGTCAGTGACTCCCGGGGCCCTCATCTTAATTGGAGTTGCCAAAGAATTTCTGCGGGCATGGGCTAGGAAGTATCAGGTCCAATTAGTTGAAGTGGCGGAGCTGGATGATGTTGCCATCTACAATTCTATTCCTACCGCTGAAGGTGCAATTCAAATTGCTATGCAGGAAGTGCCAATAACCATTCATGGTTCTGAATCATTTGTATTAGGTTTTGGAAGGGTTGGACAAACTCTGGCACGAACCCTGAAGGCGTTGGGAGCTAAGACTACCGTTGTGGCTAGGAGCCCTACGGCGCGGGCCAGTGGTTTTGCGCAAGGACATAATGTTATTTCCTTTGAACAATTGCAGATGCGTATTGGCGTTGCTGACATTATATTCAATACGGTACCGGCACTCATCCTCACCGAGGGCTTACTGGGTCATGTAAAAAGCGGTGCCTTAATTGTGGATCTTGCAACCCAACCAGGAGGTACAGATTTTCGCGCCGCTGACCGCTTGGGCATAAAGGCTATTCTAGCTCCGGGATTGCCAGGAAAAGTGGCGCCTTTAACTGCAGGGCGAATCTTAGCGCAGACGATTCCTCCCTTGATCCTCAAGTACGTTGGTTAGTACAGGGGGAGGGAATAATGAGACTTCAGGGATTGAGAATAGGAGTAGCTTTGACCGGGTCTCACTGTACTTTGGACAAAGTGATTCCGGAGATTGAAAGAATTGTAGCTGACGGCGCCAAGATCTACCCTATTTTTTCGGAAAGCGTAAGTTCTAACGCAACTCGTTTTGGGAGTCCCGAGAAATGGCTCGGTAAGCTATCTGCGCTTACCGAAGAGAAGGTTATAACTACTATCGTAGATGCTGAGCCCATTGGACCAAAACAACTATTGGATGTTCTGGTAGTAGCGCCTTGTACAGGCAATACCTTAGCAAAGCTTGCCAATGGGATTACCGATACCCCGGTTTTGATGGCTTGTAAGGCCCAACTGCGGAATCGCCGGCCAGTGGTCTTGGCTATAGCGACTAATGATGGCCTGGGCAACA
This is a stretch of genomic DNA from Clostridia bacterium. It encodes these proteins:
- the dpsA gene encoding dipicolinate synthase subunit DpsA, which translates into the protein MTPALSGQKIAVLGGDERELILIPELVKLGAEVWVAGFDSAANSLSGVRLSDLDSAVRGARVVILPMPGTDGEGVIRAVYSSSKLILQETHIQSVTPGALILIGVAKEFLRAWARKYQVQLVEVAELDDVAIYNSIPTAEGAIQIAMQEVPITIHGSESFVLGFGRVGQTLARTLKALGAKTTVVARSPTARASGFAQGHNVISFEQLQMRIGVADIIFNTVPALILTEGLLGHVKSGALIVDLATQPGGTDFRAADRLGIKAILAPGLPGKVAPLTAGRILAQTIPPLILKYVG
- a CDS encoding dipicolinate synthase subunit B, giving the protein MRLQGLRIGVALTGSHCTLDKVIPEIERIVADGAKIYPIFSESVSSNATRFGSPEKWLGKLSALTEEKVITTIVDAEPIGPKQLLDVLVVAPCTGNTLAKLANGITDTPVLMACKAQLRNRRPVVLAIATNDGLGNNAKNIGLLLNTKNIYLVPFGQDDPYNKANSLMSRMDLIIDTIEYALQGKQIQPVLIQYAVGQESA